One region of Roseicitreum antarcticum genomic DNA includes:
- a CDS encoding ABC transporter permease has protein sequence MSETNTRANAANSIAPPIVSYRRRELRRAFQSLATSRWALLGMVILLVVTFIAIFGPALAPFDPNRQNIMMRLLEPAAPGAGGMTYWLGSDQLGRDVFSRLLYGARVSLLVGVAAIAVGGTLGTVAGLVSGYFGGWIDDVIMRLGDIQLAFPFILLAIMFLVVLGPGLVNIILVLGIGQWITYARIVRAQTLSLREKEFVEAARAMGDSTFSILFRTILPNLVAPLTVIASFNVAGVILSEAALSFLGLGVPPSVPTWGSMLSESRDHLLSNKWWMAVFPGLAIVLTVLAFNIIGDWLRDFLDPRLKENG, from the coding sequence ATGAGCGAGACCAATACCAGGGCCAACGCGGCCAATTCGATCGCACCGCCGATCGTGTCCTATCGGCGGCGCGAGTTGCGGCGTGCGTTCCAGAGCCTTGCGACAAGCCGCTGGGCGCTTCTGGGCATGGTCATCTTGTTGGTCGTGACCTTCATCGCGATCTTCGGACCGGCGCTTGCGCCGTTCGACCCCAACCGACAGAACATCATGATGCGCCTGCTTGAACCCGCAGCTCCGGGTGCGGGTGGCATGACCTATTGGCTCGGCTCTGACCAGCTTGGCCGTGACGTTTTCTCGCGGCTGCTCTACGGGGCGCGGGTCTCGCTTCTCGTTGGGGTAGCGGCCATCGCGGTTGGCGGGACGCTCGGCACGGTGGCGGGTCTCGTTTCAGGCTATTTTGGTGGCTGGATCGACGATGTGATCATGCGGCTGGGTGATATCCAGCTAGCCTTCCCTTTCATCCTGCTGGCGATCATGTTCCTCGTGGTGCTCGGGCCGGGGCTGGTGAACATCATCCTTGTGCTGGGGATTGGGCAGTGGATCACGTATGCGCGGATCGTGCGGGCGCAAACGCTTTCGCTGCGAGAAAAGGAATTCGTTGAGGCTGCGCGCGCAATGGGCGACAGCACGTTCTCGATTCTGTTTCGGACAATCCTGCCGAACCTCGTTGCCCCGTTGACGGTCATTGCCTCGTTTAACGTCGCGGGCGTGATCCTGTCAGAGGCTGCACTTTCCTTCCTCGGTCTCGGCGTGCCACCTTCGGTTCCGACATGGGGCAGCATGCTTTCGGAAAGCCGAGACCACCTGCTGTCGAACAAGTGGTGGATGGCGGTCTTCCCTGGCCTCGCGATCGTGTTGACGGTGCTGGCCTTCAACATCATCGGCGATTGGCTGCGCGATTTCCTCGACCCGAGGCTGAAGGAAAATGGTTGA
- a CDS encoding ABC transporter ATP-binding protein: MAMAETPPDEIMRAADTAGWKAGMRTIWRVTALSLRSPWMVAIALISTLIAAVLQLLIPVLLGRAVDQTQRLITDPAGQDATAALWTTALLVLAVSVGRGVFTTFQNYYSESVGHRVGYALRLAYYEKIQRLSFGFHDRVHSGDLITLGMLDLEGVRMFFSTGLVRIVLLSILIGIGGYMLLTTDVILGLLALSFVPFVAWRSSVSQLKLRGTWLELQNRLSVLSRVMEENLAGIRVVRAFAARPHEMGKFDAASTRALDLAHERVDIRVRNTSAMTLSFFAAMGLVLWVGSGKVVAGEITVGTLTAFLTFMTILQMPVRQLGMLVNSFARTATCGERIFALLDLDLAITDKPDAAPLAVTDGVLRFEDVSFTYPTSRTSTIGGLSFTARMGETIGLIGPPGSGKSTIAHLIPRFYDVTAGRITIDGQDIRDVTLASLRHAVVVVQQDAFLFTTSLENNIAYGDPWAQPQQIADASASAQLAQFIATLPAGYETVVGERGTSLSGGQRQRMTIARTLMLRPSVLIFDDSTAAVDAGTEQRIRATIQARAAERVTIIVAHRLNSLMHADRILFLEEGRIIEQGSHEELLAQNGRYAALHRLQMRPDEIKTASGTTDKTSGEGQP; encoded by the coding sequence ATGGCGATGGCAGAAACGCCCCCCGACGAGATCATGCGCGCAGCCGATACAGCCGGATGGAAAGCCGGTATGCGCACGATCTGGCGCGTCACTGCGCTCTCGCTGCGTTCTCCATGGATGGTGGCGATAGCACTAATTTCGACCCTCATCGCCGCCGTTCTTCAACTGCTGATCCCTGTCCTGCTGGGCCGCGCCGTTGACCAGACGCAGCGCCTTATCACAGATCCGGCAGGACAGGACGCCACTGCAGCGCTGTGGACCACAGCGCTACTCGTGCTCGCAGTTTCGGTCGGGCGCGGCGTGTTCACCACCTTCCAGAACTACTATTCTGAAAGCGTTGGCCACCGCGTTGGCTATGCGCTCCGGCTTGCTTATTACGAAAAGATCCAGCGTCTCAGCTTTGGCTTTCACGACCGCGTTCACTCCGGCGATCTTATCACGCTTGGCATGCTCGATCTCGAAGGTGTGCGGATGTTCTTCTCCACCGGCCTCGTGCGGATCGTCCTGCTCAGTATCCTGATCGGAATCGGCGGTTACATGCTGCTCACGACCGACGTAATTCTCGGCCTGCTCGCGCTCAGCTTCGTTCCGTTCGTGGCGTGGCGCAGTTCCGTATCGCAACTAAAACTGCGTGGCACGTGGCTCGAACTGCAGAACCGCCTGTCGGTGCTAAGCCGTGTGATGGAAGAGAACCTTGCGGGTATTCGCGTCGTCCGGGCCTTTGCCGCTCGTCCGCATGAGATGGGCAAGTTCGACGCCGCCTCGACCCGCGCGCTGGATCTGGCGCATGAGCGTGTGGATATCCGCGTGCGCAACACCAGCGCGATGACTCTTTCGTTCTTCGCCGCGATGGGCCTCGTGCTTTGGGTCGGCAGCGGCAAGGTCGTTGCGGGCGAGATCACGGTTGGCACGCTCACAGCCTTCCTGACCTTCATGACGATCTTGCAGATGCCCGTGCGCCAACTCGGGATGCTCGTCAATTCCTTCGCTCGCACAGCAACCTGTGGCGAACGCATTTTCGCACTGCTCGACCTGGACCTAGCCATAACTGACAAACCCGATGCCGCACCGCTTGCCGTGACCGATGGTGTCCTGCGCTTCGAGGATGTAAGCTTCACCTATCCGACATCCCGGACGTCCACGATAGGTGGGCTGAGTTTTACCGCGCGTATGGGCGAAACCATCGGCCTGATCGGTCCGCCGGGCAGCGGCAAGTCAACGATCGCTCATCTCATCCCCCGGTTCTACGATGTGACAGCGGGGCGCATCACCATCGACGGGCAGGACATTCGCGATGTCACCCTTGCGTCGCTGCGCCATGCGGTCGTGGTCGTCCAGCAAGATGCCTTCCTATTCACGACGAGCCTTGAAAACAACATCGCCTATGGCGACCCTTGGGCCCAGCCACAGCAGATCGCAGATGCCAGTGCTTCGGCGCAACTCGCGCAGTTCATTGCGACCCTGCCCGCAGGATACGAAACCGTCGTGGGCGAACGCGGGACATCGCTTTCGGGCGGGCAACGGCAACGGATGACTATTGCACGGACCCTTATGCTGCGCCCCAGCGTCCTGATCTTCGATGACAGCACGGCCGCAGTTGATGCCGGCACCGAGCAACGCATCCGCGCCACGATCCAGGCCCGTGCCGCCGAACGGGTGACGATCATCGTGGCGCATCGCCTCAATTCGCTGATGCATGCCGACCGTATCCTCTTCCTCGAAGAGGGCCGGATCATCGAGCAGGGCAGCCACGAGGAACTTCTGGCGCAGAACGGGCGCTATGCCGCGCTGCACCGGCTACAGATGCGTCCTGACGAAATAAAGACAGCGTCTGGCACAACAGACAAGACCTCCGGAGAGGGCCAACCATGA
- a CDS encoding ABC transporter ATP-binding protein, translating into MMSSSPSAAPLLQVENLRKHFPIHGGVLQRVVNSVKAVDGISFVIHPGEVVGLVGESGSGKTTVGRTILRLEEATSGAVRFGGVDVMGLGRAELRSYRKRMQIIFQDPYASLNPREKVRDVLTHPLRLHGIGKASEHNDRAAALLEKVGLSPDHLARYPHEFSGGQRQRIGIARALAVEPEFIVADEPVSALDVSIQAQVINLLEDLKNDLDLTMLFIAHDLGVVEHICDRVIVMYLGKVMEIASAADLYARPNHPYTKALLSAVPVPEPGRRRARTILKGDIPSPINPPSGCVFRTRCPMATEDCARIVPELRQVGSGHASACIHTT; encoded by the coding sequence ATGATGTCGTCGTCTCCCTCAGCCGCGCCCCTCTTGCAGGTCGAGAACCTGCGCAAGCATTTCCCGATCCACGGTGGCGTGCTGCAGCGTGTGGTCAATTCCGTGAAGGCAGTGGATGGTATCTCCTTCGTGATTCACCCCGGCGAAGTCGTTGGCCTTGTCGGCGAGAGCGGTTCGGGAAAGACGACTGTGGGCCGCACCATCCTGCGGCTTGAAGAAGCGACGAGTGGTGCTGTGCGGTTCGGTGGTGTCGATGTCATGGGCCTTGGCCGTGCAGAACTACGCAGCTATCGCAAGCGGATGCAGATCATCTTTCAGGATCCCTATGCGAGCCTGAACCCCCGCGAAAAAGTCCGCGACGTCCTCACACACCCTTTGCGGCTGCATGGCATCGGAAAGGCTTCCGAACATAACGATCGTGCTGCGGCTTTGTTGGAAAAGGTCGGCCTTTCACCGGATCACCTTGCGCGCTATCCGCATGAGTTTTCCGGAGGTCAGCGGCAACGCATCGGCATTGCCCGCGCCTTGGCGGTAGAGCCCGAATTCATCGTCGCTGACGAACCCGTCTCGGCGCTCGACGTGTCGATTCAAGCGCAGGTCATCAATCTGCTTGAAGACCTAAAGAACGATCTTGACCTTACGATGCTGTTCATCGCCCACGATCTCGGCGTGGTCGAACATATCTGTGACCGCGTAATCGTCATGTACCTGGGCAAGGTGATGGAGATCGCAAGCGCCGCCGATCTCTACGCCCGCCCGAATCACCCCTATACCAAGGCGCTGCTCTCGGCGGTCCCGGTCCCCGAGCCAGGACGCCGCCGGGCGCGCACGATACTCAAGGGCGACATCCCCAGCCCCATTAACCCACCCTCGGGTTGCGTGTTTCGCACCCGCTGCCCAATGGCAACAGAAGACTGCGCCCGCATTGTTCCCGAGTTGCGCCAAGTCGGTTCTGGCCACGCAAGTGCCTGTATACACACCACATGA
- a CDS encoding ABC transporter permease translates to MWTFLARRLLQSIVVLIGVTLISFIALQMGGDPTYLFVSESASAEEIQRARVALGFDKPLPVQYLTYVWNALQGDFGNSLSYRQPAMGVVLDAMPATIELTFFSLVLAIGLSIPLGIFAALNRGRPVDGGIMTIAMLGQSIPNFWMGIMMILFFGLYLGWFPISGHVPFLEPLFEGDFVTAFSNLPRSMYYMIMPAIAVGTYTLARNARLIRSSMLEVLGQDYVRTARSKGISERRVVMNHAMRNAWLPVVTMIGLEFGFLLGGVVVVETVFSYPGIGRLVFNAVNQRDIPVVQASVILLAAVFILLNLIVDLIYARLDPRVKL, encoded by the coding sequence ATGTGGACATTCCTCGCACGACGTCTGCTGCAAAGTATCGTCGTCCTAATCGGCGTGACGCTGATCAGTTTCATCGCGCTGCAAATGGGTGGTGATCCGACATATCTGTTTGTGTCAGAGAGTGCCAGCGCCGAGGAAATCCAGCGCGCGCGCGTAGCGCTCGGCTTCGACAAGCCGTTGCCTGTGCAATACCTGACTTACGTTTGGAATGCGCTTCAGGGCGATTTCGGTAATTCGCTGAGCTATCGTCAACCTGCGATGGGGGTCGTGCTCGACGCGATGCCTGCGACGATCGAACTGACGTTCTTCTCGCTTGTATTGGCCATCGGCCTCTCAATCCCGCTGGGTATTTTTGCGGCGCTGAACCGAGGCCGCCCCGTCGACGGCGGTATAATGACGATCGCGATGCTCGGCCAGTCGATCCCAAATTTCTGGATGGGTATCATGATGATCCTGTTCTTTGGCCTATATCTTGGCTGGTTCCCGATCTCAGGGCATGTGCCGTTCCTCGAACCGCTTTTTGAGGGTGATTTTGTCACTGCGTTCAGCAATCTGCCGCGGTCGATGTACTACATGATCATGCCAGCGATCGCTGTAGGGACCTATACCTTGGCACGCAATGCGCGGCTGATTCGCTCGTCCATGCTGGAAGTGCTAGGACAGGATTATGTGCGGACCGCAAGATCGAAGGGGATTTCCGAACGGCGTGTCGTGATGAACCATGCGATGCGCAACGCTTGGCTGCCTGTTGTGACGATGATCGGGCTCGAATTCGGCTTCCTGCTCGGCGGGGTCGTCGTCGTTGAGACGGTGTTCTCTTATCCGGGTATCGGCCGGCTGGTGTTTAATGCCGTTAATCAACGCGATATCCCAGTAGTGCAGGCGAGCGTAATCTTGCTCGCGGCGGTCTTTATCCTGCTCAACCTGATCGTCGACCTGATCTACGCGCGCCTCGACCCGCGCGTGAAACTCTAG
- a CDS encoding ABC transporter ATP-binding protein, which translates to MPVDDQTTTPILQVHDLKTTFDLSRTLSINAVDGVSFDVHPGETLAIVGESGSGKSVTSLSIMGLLPKDIGRVSGGSIKLGGTEISKYSDVQMREIRGKEIGMIFQEPMTSLNPVHTIGQQIAEMVIRHKGLSKTAARARAIEMLSLVGIPEPKRRVDNYPHEMSGGMRQRAMIAMALSCEPRILIADEPTTALDVTIQAQMLELMKDLQEKMGMAIIFITHDLGVVAEVADRVVVMYAAQVVETGPVNEIFRNPRMPYTAGLMNSIPRLGSSVNKVRLQAIPGSVPALTRLPEGCRFHPRCAFATEICHAEMPPLEQAADGHMIRCARWRDLNLSQKDAS; encoded by the coding sequence ATGCCCGTTGATGATCAGACCACCACTCCGATCCTTCAGGTCCACGATTTGAAGACGACGTTCGACCTGTCACGGACACTGTCGATCAATGCTGTCGACGGGGTCAGCTTCGATGTCCACCCCGGCGAAACCCTCGCCATTGTCGGCGAAAGCGGTTCGGGAAAATCGGTCACGAGCCTTTCGATCATGGGCCTGCTTCCTAAAGATATTGGACGCGTTTCAGGTGGCAGTATCAAACTCGGCGGCACGGAAATCTCAAAATATTCTGATGTCCAAATGCGTGAGATTCGCGGCAAGGAGATCGGCATGATCTTCCAGGAGCCAATGACCAGCCTTAACCCCGTCCATACCATCGGTCAGCAGATCGCCGAAATGGTGATCCGCCACAAGGGCTTATCCAAAACAGCCGCGCGTGCGCGCGCCATCGAAATGCTGTCGCTGGTCGGCATCCCCGAGCCGAAACGCCGGGTCGATAACTACCCGCATGAGATGTCGGGCGGCATGCGCCAGCGCGCGATGATCGCAATGGCGCTGTCCTGCGAACCACGCATACTGATCGCCGACGAGCCGACCACAGCGCTCGATGTGACGATTCAGGCTCAGATGCTCGAATTGATGAAAGACCTTCAGGAAAAGATGGGGATGGCGATCATTTTCATCACGCATGATCTCGGTGTTGTTGCCGAGGTCGCGGACCGTGTCGTTGTGATGTATGCCGCACAGGTGGTAGAGACAGGCCCGGTCAATGAAATTTTCCGCAACCCGCGCATGCCCTATACCGCTGGCCTGATGAACTCCATCCCGCGTCTTGGCTCCTCAGTCAACAAGGTACGCCTGCAGGCAATTCCGGGATCTGTTCCCGCGCTGACGCGGCTGCCGGAGGGCTGCCGCTTCCATCCGCGTTGCGCATTCGCCACCGAGATATGCCACGCAGAGATGCCGCCTCTCGAACAGGCGGCAGACGGCCATATGATCCGATGCGCCCGCTGGCGCGACCTGAACCTGTCTCAAAAGGATGCGTCATGA
- a CDS encoding GntR family transcriptional regulator, translating to MNTANSRAADTLPDDISPIENVPLRVQVADRLPAAILSGRLKPGTSLVETALAEQMNVSRAPIREAIQILENDGLVETIAYKGKRVKPLTAREVGETYSLREVFEVMAVRRILDNGAPLHQLREHCDTMTAAAEADDFEALVAADEAFHHTLITLADHDLLRASWKNLYLRIHQIMALRNRDESNLAEIARNHPPIVDALEARDTERAIDLISEHTRILAAFDPVTIVEAL from the coding sequence GTGAACACCGCAAACTCCCGTGCCGCCGATACCCTGCCCGACGACATCTCCCCGATCGAGAACGTCCCATTACGCGTTCAGGTCGCAGACCGTCTGCCCGCCGCAATCCTGAGCGGCCGACTCAAGCCAGGCACGAGCCTCGTGGAAACCGCGCTGGCTGAGCAAATGAACGTGAGCCGCGCCCCGATCCGCGAGGCGATCCAGATTCTTGAAAATGATGGCCTCGTCGAGACCATCGCCTACAAGGGCAAACGCGTGAAACCTTTGACTGCGCGCGAAGTCGGCGAAACCTATTCCCTCCGCGAGGTGTTCGAAGTCATGGCGGTGCGCCGCATCCTCGATAACGGTGCCCCGCTGCATCAGTTGCGTGAGCATTGCGACACGATGACCGCAGCAGCCGAGGCCGATGATTTCGAAGCGCTGGTCGCCGCCGACGAGGCTTTTCACCACACACTCATCACGCTGGCCGATCACGACTTGCTCCGCGCCTCGTGGAAGAACCTCTACCTGCGCATCCATCAAATCATGGCTCTGCGCAACCGCGACGAGAGCAATCTGGCTGAAATCGCCCGCAACCACCCTCCGATCGTCGATGCCCTTGAGGCGCGTGACACCGAGCGCGCAATCGACCTCATTTCCGAACACACACGTATCCTCGCCGCCTTTGACCCGGTGACGATTGTGGAAGCCCTCTGA
- a CDS encoding IS256 family transposase — MTISKELLDELLKGCERPEDLLGNNGLMKELKIKLMERMLGAELTAHLGYEDGKEAPPDQVNRRNGSSAKRLKGQDGELPIAVPRDRDGSFEPELVKKGQTRIDGMDDKIIGLYAAGLTVRDIRAHLEDVYGLQVSPDLISRVTDAVLDEVREWQSGAGPNVSIVIFDALRVKIRDADSRMVKNKAVYVALGVSRDGVREVLGLWIAENEGAKFWLSVMNELKNRGVQDILIAVVDGLKGFPEAITAAFPDATVQTCIVHLVRHSLNFCAWKDRKAVAADLRLIYGAPTADQAAAELDAFEEKWAEKYASIAPAWRRAWQEVIPFFAFDPAIRKIIYTTNAIESLNRVIRKSIKTRGSFPTEEAATKLIYLAIRNFEKGGRNVREWFAARNQFAIMFDERFNA; from the coding sequence ATGACGATTTCCAAGGAACTGCTGGACGAACTTCTGAAGGGCTGCGAGCGGCCTGAAGATTTGCTTGGCAATAACGGCTTGATGAAAGAGCTGAAGATCAAGCTGATGGAGCGGATGCTGGGCGCCGAACTGACCGCGCACCTGGGCTATGAGGACGGCAAGGAGGCGCCGCCCGATCAGGTTAACCGCCGCAACGGCTCATCCGCCAAGAGACTAAAAGGCCAAGACGGCGAACTGCCGATTGCCGTGCCGCGTGACCGGGACGGCAGCTTCGAGCCTGAACTGGTGAAGAAGGGCCAGACCCGGATCGATGGGATGGACGACAAGATCATCGGGCTCTACGCCGCCGGTCTGACGGTGCGTGATATCCGCGCCCATCTCGAGGACGTCTATGGCCTTCAGGTCTCGCCTGACCTGATCAGCCGCGTCACCGACGCCGTGCTGGACGAGGTCCGGGAATGGCAGTCCGGCGCTGGACCGAATGTATCCATCGTCATTTTCGACGCGCTCCGGGTGAAGATCCGCGATGCTGATAGCCGCATGGTGAAGAACAAGGCCGTGTATGTTGCCCTGGGCGTCTCACGGGACGGTGTTCGCGAGGTTCTGGGCCTGTGGATTGCCGAGAACGAAGGGGCCAAATTCTGGCTGTCGGTGATGAACGAACTCAAGAACCGGGGTGTCCAGGATATCCTGATTGCCGTCGTGGATGGCCTCAAAGGCTTCCCGGAAGCGATCACCGCCGCCTTTCCCGATGCCACAGTCCAGACGTGCATCGTTCATCTGGTGCGCCATTCCCTGAATTTCTGCGCCTGGAAGGATCGCAAGGCAGTCGCCGCCGATCTGCGCCTGATTTACGGCGCTCCAACCGCCGATCAGGCTGCCGCCGAACTGGATGCTTTCGAGGAAAAATGGGCCGAGAAATACGCCTCCATCGCTCCGGCATGGCGGCGGGCATGGCAGGAGGTGATCCCGTTCTTTGCCTTCGATCCGGCGATCCGCAAGATCATCTACACCACGAACGCCATCGAAAGCCTGAACCGTGTGATCCGCAAATCGATCAAGACCCGTGGTTCGTTCCCGACCGAGGAGGCTGCGACCAAGCTGATCTATCTGGCGATCCGCAATTTCGAGAAAGGTGGGCGGAATGTCCGGGAATGGTTTGCGGCCCGAAACCAATTCGCTATCATGTTCGACGAACGCTTCAACGCGTGA
- a CDS encoding ABC transporter ATP-binding protein, with translation MSEELEVERGDIRDNGRRPPRAVVGSHRIEEEIFGRVFDGRIIGRISAFVRPYRRELFISIAAVLVFTGTQLAIPLIIRHAIDEGIVGGDASLATLRWTMVVFALTIALNFAASWVQESVVGKAAENVLFDIRTAMFGHLQDVSLSFMDKTEVGRLMSRLQGDVNAMQEFLETSVLSVGDVVLLFGIIVSMLWLDWQLGLLTLCVLPVLFIVRVIWLPRARAAFMSAHIANSVTNGALAEAIHGVRTVQGMDRQPVNFALYDDKAMATLRAHSTASKYAQVMVPLVDSLTGIAMAVVVVIGGAMVVDAQIEVGVMVAFLFYIQRFFDPIRSLTMQYSVMQRAMASGQRLIDVLDVPVEITDAPGAVDLSRDTDGAVEFRDVTFGYDASRPVLRDVSFKVNPGETVALVGPTGSGKSSAMALLKRFYDVQGGQVIVGGHDVRDLSRASLGREIAMVLQEPYLFSGTLMENIRYNKTDATTDEVIAAARAVGAHDFIMDLPGGYETMMGERGGALSLGQRQLVSFARALVADARILVLDEATASIDSYTEMLIQKALKILLHGRTGLVIAHRLATIRDADRIIVLREGAVLEQGNHDALMAHGGLYAQLYSVNYASFDDLPDGTTRLADAQSS, from the coding sequence ATGAGCGAGGAACTCGAAGTCGAGCGCGGCGACATCCGCGACAACGGACGCCGCCCGCCCCGCGCTGTCGTTGGTTCGCACCGGATCGAGGAAGAGATTTTCGGCCGCGTCTTCGACGGTCGCATCATCGGGCGGATCTCGGCCTTCGTACGGCCCTATCGCCGCGAGCTTTTCATCTCTATCGCTGCCGTGCTCGTCTTCACTGGTACGCAGCTCGCCATCCCGCTCATCATCCGGCACGCGATTGACGAAGGTATCGTCGGCGGCGATGCAAGCCTCGCCACCCTGCGCTGGACGATGGTGGTCTTCGCGCTGACCATCGCGCTCAACTTTGCCGCTTCCTGGGTGCAAGAAAGCGTTGTCGGCAAGGCCGCCGAGAACGTTCTTTTCGACATCCGGACCGCCATGTTCGGCCATCTGCAGGATGTCTCGCTGAGCTTCATGGACAAGACCGAGGTGGGCCGTCTGATGTCGCGGCTGCAGGGTGACGTGAACGCGATGCAGGAGTTTCTTGAAACTTCCGTCCTCTCTGTCGGCGACGTGGTACTGCTGTTCGGGATCATCGTCTCGATGCTTTGGCTTGACTGGCAACTCGGTCTGCTTACGCTCTGCGTCCTGCCGGTGTTGTTCATCGTGCGGGTGATCTGGCTGCCGCGCGCGCGCGCAGCATTCATGTCAGCGCATATCGCCAATTCGGTCACCAACGGGGCGCTTGCAGAAGCGATCCACGGCGTGCGCACCGTGCAAGGCATGGACCGCCAGCCGGTCAACTTCGCGCTTTATGATGACAAGGCGATGGCGACCCTGCGCGCGCACAGCACCGCGTCGAAATACGCGCAGGTGATGGTGCCTCTTGTCGACAGCCTCACCGGCATCGCGATGGCTGTGGTCGTGGTGATCGGCGGTGCGATGGTCGTGGACGCGCAGATCGAGGTTGGCGTGATGGTCGCCTTTCTATTCTACATTCAGCGGTTCTTCGATCCGATCCGTTCGCTGACGATGCAATATTCGGTCATGCAGCGCGCGATGGCGTCTGGGCAGCGTCTTATCGACGTTCTCGATGTGCCGGTAGAGATCACCGACGCCCCCGGTGCGGTGGACCTGTCGCGCGATACGGATGGTGCCGTGGAGTTTCGCGATGTTACCTTCGGCTACGATGCCTCGCGCCCAGTGTTGCGCGACGTCAGCTTCAAGGTCAACCCCGGGGAAACGGTAGCACTTGTCGGGCCGACAGGCTCGGGAAAATCGAGCGCCATGGCGCTGCTAAAGCGGTTCTACGACGTGCAGGGCGGCCAAGTCATCGTCGGCGGGCACGACGTCCGCGATCTAAGCCGCGCCTCGCTTGGACGTGAGATCGCGATGGTCCTGCAGGAGCCGTACCTGTTCAGCGGCACGTTGATGGAAAATATTCGCTACAACAAGACCGACGCTACGACCGACGAAGTGATTGCAGCCGCCCGCGCAGTTGGTGCGCATGATTTCATCATGGACCTGCCTGGCGGCTACGAGACGATGATGGGTGAACGCGGCGGCGCGCTGTCGCTCGGGCAGCGGCAACTCGTCAGCTTCGCCCGCGCCCTTGTCGCCGACGCCCGCATCCTCGTGCTCGACGAGGCGACGGCCAGCATCGACAGCTATACCGAGATGCTGATCCAGAAAGCGTTGAAGATCTTGCTGCACGGACGCACCGGCCTGGTGATCGCCCATCGCCTTGCCACGATCCGCGATGCAGACCGGATCATCGTGCTGCGCGAAGGCGCCGTGCTCGAACAGGGCAACCACGATGCGCTAATGGCGCATGGCGGCCTTTATGCGCAACTATACAGCGTGAACTACGCGTCTTTCGACGACCTGCCTGATGGCACGACACGACTGGCCGACGCGCAAAGCTCTTGA